Proteins encoded within one genomic window of Sebastes fasciatus isolate fSebFas1 chromosome 18, fSebFas1.pri, whole genome shotgun sequence:
- the LOC141755772 gene encoding prospero homeobox protein 1-like isoform X2: MPDHDSDSLLNRQTKRRRVDIGVKRTVGSTASSAAAATTTTTDNIARAKAAIFSAMNSLSSHSHHGSDTDSMECSVVQPHGGPGVVSAGDSESKSNVLRKLLKRANSYEDTMMPFPGTTIISQLLKNNMAKNGGGHERGERGDRIDRGDRGDRGDRGDRGDRGDRVDVGFPGSGLSNASSDAPQEDACSNSSHDSTPQECLSPFGRPPGLAAFDIERLNDEHLRAKRARVENIIRGMSHSPSVVVPAASRHERDRDHDMDGDREMDLDCPPPQSQQQAPSSPRGGEVCSSSSRENKRKQRLPQQQQQSFTQLVCQRKEQKQEERRQLKLQLEDMQKQLRQLQEKFFQIYDSTDDSEHNDLHNELHNDIGNLSEDSPARSDTGGDDRGGDDLRSDNEMSDLDPGHFLDRARALLQEQALLAGREKSRREGLSRSKGPGGPGSSMHAEGKQLAETLKQELNSAMTQVVDTVVKVFAKPPRPTPQQAFPSLSIPPERFPTTVNGDNPNFHTANQRLQCFGDVIIPNPLDSFASMPGMPGSTTDQTEAIPLVVRKTPSEHHHHHHQSSAVGAHGGHHHPVLHPSSLSASMGFSPPSFRHPFPLPLMGYPFQSPLDGPTGGYPGKDRSSPDSMDLSRETTSLRTKMASGHHHHHLGHHHRSCSSPAHPGSTAGGLSLSLIKSECSDLQDMADISPYSGSNIQEGLSPNHLKKAKLMFFYTRYPSSNMLKMFFSDVKFNRCITSQLIKWFSNFREFYYIQMEKFARQNINDGVTGVEELGVSRDSELFRALNMHYNKANDFEVPERFIEVAEITLREFFNAIVAGKDVDPSWKKAIYKVICKLDSEVPDVFKSPNCLQELLHE; the protein is encoded by the exons ATGCCGGACCATGACAGCGACTCCCTCCTGAACAGACAGACCAAGCGAAGACGTGTGGACATTGGTGTTAAGAGGACCGTGGGCAGCACAGCCTCCTCCGCAGCGGCagccacaacaacaaccactgATAACATTGCCCGCGCCAAAGCAGCCATTTTCAGTGCCATGAACTCTCTGAGCTCCCACTCTCACCACGGATCAGACACCGACTCCATGGAGTGCTCTGTAGTGCAGCCACATGGTGGACCTGGCGTCGTGTCAGCCGGCGACAGCGAGTCCAAGTCCAATGTACTCCGAAAGCTACTGAAGAGGGCCAACTCTTACGAGGACACCATGATGCCCTTCCCTGGCACCACCATTATCTCCCAGCTTCTCAAGAATAACATGGCTAAAAATGGAGGAGGACACGAGAGGGGAGAACGAGGGGATAGAATTGATAGAGGTGATAGAGGTGATAGAGGTGATAGAGGTGATAGAGGGGATAGAGGGGATAGAGTGGATGTCGGCTTCCCCGGATCAGGGCTCTCCAATGCAAGTTCCGATGCTCCCCAGGAGGACGCCTGCAGTAACTCCTCCCATGACAGCACCCCTCAAGAGTGCTTGTCCCCCTTTGGTCGTCCTCCTGGCCTGGCCGCCTTTGACATTGAACGTCTCAATGATGAACACCTGCGTGCCAAGCGAGCCCGCGTAGAGAACATTATACGTGGCATGAGCCACTCACCCAGCGTGGTAGTACCTGCTGCTTCCCGTCACGAGCGCGACCGTGACCATGACATGGATGGAGACCGGGAGATGGATCTAGACTGCCCACCCCCTCAGTCTCAGCAGCAGGCCCCCAGCAGCCCACGGGGAGGCGAGGTGTGCAGCAGTAGCAGCCGAGAGAACAAGCGTAAGCAGCGTCTGcctcagcagcaacaacagagcTTCACCCAGCTGGTGTGCCAGAGGAAGGAACAGAAGCAAGAAGAGCGACGGCAACTGAAGCTGCAGCTGGAGGACATGCAGAAGCAGCTACGCCAGCTGCAGGAGAAGTTCTTTCAGATTTACGACTCAACCGATGACTCGGAACACAACGACCTCCACAATGAACTCCACAACGACATAGGAAACTTGTCCGAGGACAGCCCAGCTAGGTCTGACACGGGCGGCGACGACCGGGGTGGAGATGACTTGCGCTCTGACAATGAGATGTCTGACTTGGACCCGGGCCACTTCCTGGACAGGGCGCGGGCATTGCTTCAGGAGCAGGCCTTGCTGGCAGGCCGAGAGAAATCAAGAAGAGAGGGGCTCAGTCGGAGCAAAGGACCGGGAGGTCCAGGCTCCTCCATGCATGCTGAAGGGAAACAGCTGGCAGAAACACTGAAGCAGGAACTCAATTCAGCCATGACCCAGGTGGTGGACACAGTGGTTAAGGTGTTCGCCAAACCTCCACGCCCTACACCCCAGCAGGCCTTCCCATCGCTTTCCATACCTCCTGAAAGATTTCCCACCACTGTCAACGGAGACAACCCTAACTTCCACACAGCCAACCAGAGGCTGCAGTGCTTCGGCGACGTCATCATTCCCAATCCACTAGACTCCTTCGCCAGCATGCCCGGGATGCCCGGCTCCACCACTGACCAAACCGAGGCGATACCCTTAGTCGTGAGGAAGACACCCAGTgagcatcaccaccaccaccaccagtccTCAGCTGTGGGCGCCCATGGCGGGCACCACCACCCCGTCCTTCACCCCTCCTCGCTCTCTGCCTCCATGGGCTTCAGCCCCCCATCCTTTAGACACCCCTTTCCGCTGCCTCTCATGGGCTACCCTTTCCAGAGTCCCCTTGATGGGCCCACAGGTGGCTACCCAGGCAAGGACCGTTCCTCTCCAGACTCCATGGACCTGTCCCGGGAGACCACCAGCCTGAGGACCAAGATGGCATCgggtcaccaccaccaccaccttggGCACCACCATCGCTCTTGTTCATCACCAGCGCACCCTGGCAGTACAGCCGGGGGACTCTCCCTGTCCCTCATCAAGTCTGAGTGCAGTGACCTCCAGGACATGGCTGACATCTCACCCTACTCAGGCAGCAAT ATCCAAGAGGGTCTCTCTCCCAATCATCTGAAGAAGGCCAAGCTCATGTTTTTCTACACCCGCTACCCAAGCTCTAATATGCTCAAGATGTTCTTCTCTGATGTCAAG TTTAACCGCTGCATCACCTCCCAGCTGATCAAGTGGTTCAGCAACTTCAGGGAGTTCTACTACATCCAGATGGAGAAGTTCGCCCGCCAAAACATCAACGACGGGGTCACCGGAGTGGAGGAGTTGGGCGTCAGCCGCGACAGCGAGCTCTTCCGAGCCCTCAACATGCACTACAACAAGGCCAATGACTTCGAG
- the LOC141755772 gene encoding prospero homeobox protein 1-like isoform X1, producing the protein MPDHDSDSLLNRQTKRRRVDIGVKRTVGSTASSAAAATTTTTDNIARAKAAIFSAMNSLSSHSHHGSDTDSMECSVVQPHGGPGVVSAGDSESKSNVLRKLLKRANSYEDTMMPFPGTTIISQLLKNNMAKNGGGHERGERGDRIDRGDRGDRGDRGDRGDRGDRVDVGFPGSGLSNASSDAPQEDACSNSSHDSTPQECLSPFGRPPGLAAFDIERLNDEHLRAKRARVENIIRGMSHSPSVVVPAASRHERDRDHDMDGDREMDLDCPPPQSQQQAPSSPRGGEVCSSSSRENKRKQRLPQQQQQSFTQLVCQRKEQKQEERRQLKLQLEDMQKQLRQLQEKFFQIYDSTDDSEHNDLHNELHNDIGNLSEDSPARSDTGGDDRGGDDLRSDNEMSDLDPGHFLDRARALLQEQALLAGREKSRREGLSRSKGPGGPGSSMHAEGKQLAETLKQELNSAMTQVVDTVVKVFAKPPRPTPQQAFPSLSIPPERFPTTVNGDNPNFHTANQRLQCFGDVIIPNPLDSFASMPGMPGSTTDQTEAIPLVVRKTPSEHHHHHHQSSAVGAHGGHHHPVLHPSSLSASMGFSPPSFRHPFPLPLMGYPFQSPLDGPTGGYPGKDRSSPDSMDLSRETTSLRTKMASGHHHHHLGHHHRSCSSPAHPGSTAGGLSLSLIKSECSDLQDMADISPYSGSNIQEGLSPNHLKKAKLMFFYTRYPSSNMLKMFFSDVKRQASLFGPVMCCGVAEFNRCITSQLIKWFSNFREFYYIQMEKFARQNINDGVTGVEELGVSRDSELFRALNMHYNKANDFEVPERFIEVAEITLREFFNAIVAGKDVDPSWKKAIYKVICKLDSEVPDVFKSPNCLQELLHE; encoded by the exons ATGCCGGACCATGACAGCGACTCCCTCCTGAACAGACAGACCAAGCGAAGACGTGTGGACATTGGTGTTAAGAGGACCGTGGGCAGCACAGCCTCCTCCGCAGCGGCagccacaacaacaaccactgATAACATTGCCCGCGCCAAAGCAGCCATTTTCAGTGCCATGAACTCTCTGAGCTCCCACTCTCACCACGGATCAGACACCGACTCCATGGAGTGCTCTGTAGTGCAGCCACATGGTGGACCTGGCGTCGTGTCAGCCGGCGACAGCGAGTCCAAGTCCAATGTACTCCGAAAGCTACTGAAGAGGGCCAACTCTTACGAGGACACCATGATGCCCTTCCCTGGCACCACCATTATCTCCCAGCTTCTCAAGAATAACATGGCTAAAAATGGAGGAGGACACGAGAGGGGAGAACGAGGGGATAGAATTGATAGAGGTGATAGAGGTGATAGAGGTGATAGAGGTGATAGAGGGGATAGAGGGGATAGAGTGGATGTCGGCTTCCCCGGATCAGGGCTCTCCAATGCAAGTTCCGATGCTCCCCAGGAGGACGCCTGCAGTAACTCCTCCCATGACAGCACCCCTCAAGAGTGCTTGTCCCCCTTTGGTCGTCCTCCTGGCCTGGCCGCCTTTGACATTGAACGTCTCAATGATGAACACCTGCGTGCCAAGCGAGCCCGCGTAGAGAACATTATACGTGGCATGAGCCACTCACCCAGCGTGGTAGTACCTGCTGCTTCCCGTCACGAGCGCGACCGTGACCATGACATGGATGGAGACCGGGAGATGGATCTAGACTGCCCACCCCCTCAGTCTCAGCAGCAGGCCCCCAGCAGCCCACGGGGAGGCGAGGTGTGCAGCAGTAGCAGCCGAGAGAACAAGCGTAAGCAGCGTCTGcctcagcagcaacaacagagcTTCACCCAGCTGGTGTGCCAGAGGAAGGAACAGAAGCAAGAAGAGCGACGGCAACTGAAGCTGCAGCTGGAGGACATGCAGAAGCAGCTACGCCAGCTGCAGGAGAAGTTCTTTCAGATTTACGACTCAACCGATGACTCGGAACACAACGACCTCCACAATGAACTCCACAACGACATAGGAAACTTGTCCGAGGACAGCCCAGCTAGGTCTGACACGGGCGGCGACGACCGGGGTGGAGATGACTTGCGCTCTGACAATGAGATGTCTGACTTGGACCCGGGCCACTTCCTGGACAGGGCGCGGGCATTGCTTCAGGAGCAGGCCTTGCTGGCAGGCCGAGAGAAATCAAGAAGAGAGGGGCTCAGTCGGAGCAAAGGACCGGGAGGTCCAGGCTCCTCCATGCATGCTGAAGGGAAACAGCTGGCAGAAACACTGAAGCAGGAACTCAATTCAGCCATGACCCAGGTGGTGGACACAGTGGTTAAGGTGTTCGCCAAACCTCCACGCCCTACACCCCAGCAGGCCTTCCCATCGCTTTCCATACCTCCTGAAAGATTTCCCACCACTGTCAACGGAGACAACCCTAACTTCCACACAGCCAACCAGAGGCTGCAGTGCTTCGGCGACGTCATCATTCCCAATCCACTAGACTCCTTCGCCAGCATGCCCGGGATGCCCGGCTCCACCACTGACCAAACCGAGGCGATACCCTTAGTCGTGAGGAAGACACCCAGTgagcatcaccaccaccaccaccagtccTCAGCTGTGGGCGCCCATGGCGGGCACCACCACCCCGTCCTTCACCCCTCCTCGCTCTCTGCCTCCATGGGCTTCAGCCCCCCATCCTTTAGACACCCCTTTCCGCTGCCTCTCATGGGCTACCCTTTCCAGAGTCCCCTTGATGGGCCCACAGGTGGCTACCCAGGCAAGGACCGTTCCTCTCCAGACTCCATGGACCTGTCCCGGGAGACCACCAGCCTGAGGACCAAGATGGCATCgggtcaccaccaccaccaccttggGCACCACCATCGCTCTTGTTCATCACCAGCGCACCCTGGCAGTACAGCCGGGGGACTCTCCCTGTCCCTCATCAAGTCTGAGTGCAGTGACCTCCAGGACATGGCTGACATCTCACCCTACTCAGGCAGCAAT ATCCAAGAGGGTCTCTCTCCCAATCATCTGAAGAAGGCCAAGCTCATGTTTTTCTACACCCGCTACCCAAGCTCTAATATGCTCAAGATGTTCTTCTCTGATGTCAAG CGACAAGCTTCACTATTTGGGCCAGTCATGTGCTGTGGAGTAGCGGAG TTTAACCGCTGCATCACCTCCCAGCTGATCAAGTGGTTCAGCAACTTCAGGGAGTTCTACTACATCCAGATGGAGAAGTTCGCCCGCCAAAACATCAACGACGGGGTCACCGGAGTGGAGGAGTTGGGCGTCAGCCGCGACAGCGAGCTCTTCCGAGCCCTCAACATGCACTACAACAAGGCCAATGACTTCGAG